Proteins encoded by one window of Actinocorallia herbida:
- the ybeY gene encoding rRNA maturation RNase YbeY gives MSIEVLNESSATADEVALVALARHVLDAMRIHPQAELSILMVDEPAMHELNQKWMGEDKPTDVLAFPMDELRPGHLSGGSEDGTADPGLLGDVVLCPAVAERQAKAAGHSTQDEMELLCAHGILHLLGYDHAEPEEHAEMFGLQGKLLASWRESR, from the coding sequence ATGAGCATCGAGGTGCTGAACGAGTCGTCGGCCACGGCCGACGAGGTGGCGCTGGTGGCGCTGGCCAGGCACGTCCTGGACGCCATGCGCATCCATCCGCAGGCGGAGCTGTCGATCCTCATGGTCGACGAGCCCGCGATGCACGAGCTCAACCAGAAGTGGATGGGCGAGGACAAGCCGACCGACGTCCTGGCCTTCCCGATGGACGAGCTGAGGCCCGGCCATCTGTCGGGCGGCAGCGAGGACGGCACGGCCGATCCGGGGTTGCTGGGCGACGTGGTGCTGTGCCCGGCGGTCGCCGAGCGCCAGGCCAAGGCGGCCGGCCACTCCACCCAGGACGAGATGGAGCTGCTGTGCGCGCACGGCATCCTGCATCTGCTGGGCTATGACCACGCCGAACCCGAGGAGCACGCCGAGATGTTCGGCCTCCAGGGCAAGCTGCTGGCGAGCTGGCGGGAGTCGCGCTGA
- a CDS encoding hemolysin family protein, whose amino-acid sequence MITLSVLLVVFAGLFASAETALSRVSRVRVTELDSAKLSAVVADPAPYVSLLLLLRTSCELTATVIVADLCIGWLDETWRAYAAAALIMILVSFTLVGVGPRTLAIQHADRVALAGAVIIHPVARVLGPLVRLLILLGNALTPGKGFREGPFATEAELRDLVDLAEQRSLIEPDEREMIHSVFELGDTVVREVMVPRTDIVFIEREKTLRQVLSLSLRSGFSRIPVTGENEDDVVGVAYLKDVIRRLHESGENASAERVSTLMREPAFVPDSKPIDDLLREMQAEHTHVAVVIDEYGGTAGLVTIEDILEEIVGEIADEYDNEAPRVEHLDGGSVRVTARMGVEELAELTGAPIEEEDVETVGGLLAHALGRVAIAGSTAEVAGLRLTAESLAGRRNRISTVLVERLAPPPED is encoded by the coding sequence ATGATCACCCTCAGCGTGCTGCTGGTGGTCTTCGCGGGGCTGTTCGCGAGTGCGGAGACGGCGCTGTCCCGGGTCTCCCGGGTGCGGGTCACCGAGCTGGACTCGGCGAAGCTGTCGGCCGTGGTGGCCGATCCTGCCCCTTATGTCAGTCTGCTCCTGCTGCTGCGGACGTCGTGCGAGCTGACGGCCACGGTGATCGTGGCCGACCTGTGCATCGGCTGGCTCGACGAGACCTGGCGTGCCTACGCCGCGGCCGCGCTGATCATGATCCTGGTGAGTTTCACCCTCGTCGGCGTCGGCCCGCGCACCCTGGCCATCCAGCACGCCGACCGGGTCGCGCTGGCCGGCGCGGTGATCATCCACCCGGTGGCCAGGGTGCTCGGCCCGCTGGTGCGGCTGCTCATCCTGCTCGGCAACGCCCTCACCCCCGGCAAGGGCTTCCGCGAGGGCCCGTTCGCCACCGAGGCGGAGCTGCGCGACCTCGTCGACCTCGCCGAGCAGCGCAGCCTCATCGAGCCGGACGAGCGCGAGATGATCCACTCGGTGTTCGAGCTGGGCGACACGGTGGTGCGCGAGGTGATGGTGCCGCGCACCGACATCGTGTTCATCGAGCGGGAGAAGACGCTGCGGCAGGTGCTGTCGCTGTCCCTGCGCTCGGGTTTCTCGCGCATCCCGGTGACCGGCGAGAACGAGGACGACGTCGTGGGCGTCGCGTACCTCAAGGACGTCATCCGCCGCCTGCACGAGTCGGGCGAGAACGCCTCGGCCGAGCGCGTCTCCACGCTGATGCGCGAGCCCGCGTTCGTCCCCGACTCCAAGCCCATCGACGACCTCCTGCGCGAGATGCAGGCCGAGCACACCCACGTCGCGGTCGTCATCGACGAGTACGGCGGCACCGCGGGCCTGGTCACGATCGAGGACATCCTCGAGGAGATCGTCGGGGAGATCGCCGACGAGTACGACAACGAGGCCCCCCGGGTGGAGCACCTGGACGGCGGGTCGGTCCGGGTGACCGCGCGGATGGGCGTGGAGGAACTCGCGGAGCTGACCGGCGCCCCCATCGAGGAGGAGGACGTCGAGACCGTCGGCGGCCTGCTCGCGCACGCGCTCGGCAGGGTCGCGATCGCCGGGTCGACCGCCGAGGTGGCGGGGCTGCGGCTGACCGCGGAGAGCCTCGCGGGGCGGCGCAACCGCATCTCCACGGTCCTCGTCGAGCGCCTGGCGCCGCCCCCCGAGGATTGA
- a CDS encoding cytidine deaminase: MNPEDEKLIKLARATRARNGAEEGAAVRDETGRTYTASTVALPSLALTALQTAVAMAVASGAESLEAAVVVTPAGSPDIAAVRDLAQDAPVLVCALDGSVRETL, translated from the coding sequence GTGAATCCCGAGGACGAGAAGCTCATCAAGCTCGCACGCGCCACCCGCGCCCGCAACGGCGCCGAGGAAGGCGCCGCGGTCCGCGACGAGACCGGCCGCACCTACACCGCGTCGACCGTCGCCCTGCCCAGCCTGGCCCTGACCGCGCTGCAGACCGCCGTCGCGATGGCCGTCGCGAGCGGCGCCGAGTCGCTGGAGGCCGCGGTGGTCGTGACCCCCGCGGGCTCCCCCGACATCGCCGCGGTCCGCGACCTCGCCCAGGACGCCCCCGTCCTCGTCTGCGCCCTCGACGGATCGGTCCGCGAGACCCTCTGA
- a CDS encoding MMPL family transporter produces MSRLLYRLGGSAARRPWRMIGLWLAAVAVFSGLAAGFGGALHDDYTLEGTGSQQATDLLREHFPLMAGADARVVVRGDGPLDTAAVAAAGTRIAGLPRVAGVEDPRMSADGRTALITVRYDRAVTELAPKKDLALLEEAARVPGARSEFGGQVPENVSAPGGLSEALGVTAALVVLFLAFGSVIAAGLPLAVALTGLGVGVSGITVLAAFIDVSTTTPTLAVMIGLGVGIDYALFVLTRFRENLAEGMAVPEAVASAAATAGRSVLFAGLTVLFALCGLAFAGLPVFVTMGYATGLVVAATMASALTLLPALLGLAGRRVLRRRERRGAAVAVASPRIAAWAARVGRRPLPWLLAALTLLLALAAPTLALRNWPSDASSEPTSATVRQAYDLIADAYGPGANGPLVVALDLGEGADPAAVRDRLAGLPGVAAAAEPVVSPDGAAAALTVIPRFGPQDERVAPLVDAIRAQVRPEGGEVTGLTAAYRDISELIMDRLPVVVLVVVGTSCALLLLVFRSIAVPLKAAVMNLLSVGAAYGVVTALFQWGWGASALGLPHGVPVSSYVLPLMFAVLFGVSMDYEVFLLSRVREEYERTGDARGSVVAGLASTGRIITSAALIMIAVFAGFMLDPAVLIKQMGVGLAVAVAVDATLVRLVLVPATMALLGRANWWLPGPLARVLPAVRPRAAEKDGDALELVG; encoded by the coding sequence ATGTCGCGTTTGCTGTACCGCCTGGGAGGGTCCGCCGCACGGCGGCCCTGGCGGATGATCGGGCTGTGGTTGGCGGCCGTCGCCGTGTTCAGCGGGCTTGCCGCGGGCTTCGGTGGCGCGCTCCACGACGATTACACGCTGGAGGGCACGGGCTCGCAGCAGGCCACCGACCTTCTGCGCGAGCACTTCCCGCTGATGGCCGGGGCGGACGCCCGGGTCGTGGTGCGCGGGGACGGGCCGCTGGACACCGCGGCGGTGGCCGCGGCCGGCACGCGGATCGCCGGGCTGCCCCGCGTCGCGGGGGTGGAGGACCCGCGCATGAGCGCGGACGGCCGCACCGCCCTCATCACGGTCCGCTACGACAGGGCGGTGACCGAGCTGGCGCCGAAGAAGGACCTCGCCCTGCTGGAGGAGGCCGCGCGGGTCCCGGGCGCCCGGTCGGAGTTCGGCGGCCAGGTGCCGGAGAACGTCTCGGCACCTGGCGGACTGTCCGAGGCGCTCGGCGTCACCGCCGCGCTGGTCGTGCTGTTCCTGGCGTTCGGCTCGGTCATCGCGGCGGGGCTGCCGCTGGCCGTCGCGCTCACCGGGCTCGGCGTGGGCGTCTCGGGCATCACGGTGCTCGCCGCCTTCATCGACGTGAGCACGACGACCCCGACCCTCGCCGTCATGATCGGGCTCGGGGTCGGGATCGACTACGCGCTCTTCGTGCTCACCCGGTTCCGGGAGAACCTCGCGGAGGGGATGGCCGTGCCGGAGGCCGTCGCGTCCGCCGCCGCCACCGCGGGCCGGTCGGTGCTCTTCGCGGGGCTGACCGTGCTGTTCGCCCTGTGCGGGCTGGCGTTCGCGGGGCTGCCCGTGTTCGTCACGATGGGGTACGCGACCGGGCTCGTGGTCGCCGCGACCATGGCGTCGGCGCTCACCCTGCTGCCCGCGCTGCTCGGCCTGGCCGGGCGCCGGGTGCTGCGCCGCCGCGAGCGCAGGGGCGCGGCCGTCGCGGTCGCCTCGCCGCGGATCGCGGCCTGGGCGGCGCGGGTCGGGCGGCGTCCGCTGCCGTGGCTGCTCGCCGCGCTGACCCTGCTGCTCGCGCTCGCCGCGCCGACCCTCGCGCTGCGCAACTGGCCGAGTGACGCGAGTTCCGAGCCGACCTCCGCCACGGTCCGGCAGGCCTACGACCTCATCGCCGACGCCTACGGGCCCGGCGCGAACGGCCCGCTCGTGGTGGCGCTCGACCTGGGCGAGGGCGCCGACCCCGCCGCGGTCCGCGACCGGCTCGCCGGGCTGCCGGGCGTGGCCGCGGCGGCCGAACCCGTGGTCTCGCCGGACGGGGCGGCCGCCGCCCTCACCGTCATCCCGCGGTTCGGTCCGCAGGACGAGCGGGTGGCGCCGCTCGTCGACGCGATCCGGGCCCAGGTGCGGCCGGAAGGCGGCGAGGTCACCGGGCTCACCGCCGCCTACCGCGACATCAGTGAGCTGATCATGGACCGGCTGCCGGTCGTCGTCCTCGTCGTCGTCGGGACGTCCTGCGCGCTGCTGCTGCTGGTGTTCCGGTCGATCGCGGTGCCGCTCAAGGCCGCGGTGATGAACCTGCTGTCGGTCGGCGCGGCCTACGGGGTCGTCACCGCGCTGTTCCAGTGGGGCTGGGGCGCCTCGGCGCTGGGCCTGCCGCACGGCGTGCCGGTCTCCAGCTACGTGCTCCCGCTGATGTTCGCGGTGCTGTTCGGGGTCTCGATGGACTACGAGGTGTTCCTGCTGTCGCGGGTGCGCGAGGAGTACGAGCGGACCGGCGACGCGCGCGGCTCGGTCGTCGCGGGCCTCGCCTCGACGGGCCGGATCATCACCAGCGCGGCCCTCATCATGATCGCGGTGTTCGCGGGCTTCATGCTCGACCCCGCGGTGCTCATCAAGCAGATGGGCGTCGGCCTGGCGGTCGCCGTCGCGGTCGACGCGACCCTGGTCCGGCTGGTCCTCGTGCCCGCGACGATGGCCCTGCTCGGCCGTGCCAACTGGTGGCTTCCCGGTCCGCTGGCCCGGGTCCTGCCGGCCGTCCGCCCGCGGGCCGCCGAGAAGGACGGCGACGCACTGGAGCTCGTCGGCTGA
- a CDS encoding AfsR/SARP family transcriptional regulator produces MVEIRALGALEARVGGLAADLGGTRQRAVLARLLAARGRMVPVDRLIEDLWPGEAPPRALAGVQAFVSHLRRALEPDRAPRTPAGVLVTRAPGYALALDEAAVDVWRFEGLVARAADPAEARACAEAALALWRGPAYAEFADLPWAEAEAARLDALRLTAVERRAAAMLDDGSAAQALPDLEAYTAEHPLREELWRLFALGLYRVGRQADALAALRKVRTLLDDELGVDPGPALQRLEHDILRQDDGLTPVAPPRPSPPVRTGLAPTGLAQTELAQTELAPTGLAQDASGQDGVEPLVGREDEVAGALAAVRDGRRIVLVSGEAGAGKTAFADRICRELEGEGWRRAQGRTPEVDGAPAAWAWAELLRALHAVRPAPDALAPMLDDAAPAPQGDPSVARFRLHRAIGAYLAEIAADAPLVVVLEDLHRADTETLGLLAGLPERVPGVLFVGTFRSTEPSEPLADALAALARHEPVRVALDGLRPDAVAEIVGRVCRREVDPGTLAAVAERTAGNPFFVRETARLLDAEGPDAALREVPSGVGDVLRRRVARLPATAATVLRTASVLGREVDAEVLMRVCALEEDAVLDALEAALITGLITEDESGPRFAHVLVRDTLYGELSRLRRARVHGRVADALEELRPADSAALAHHHLAAGTRLDRAVVHASRAAAAAETRFAHRAAVDLWESALEAHTRIDGDVSGRMELMARLVRALVLSGDVMKARIRREEAVPALAELAGAGPADAELAARVLTAFDTPMLWANRPYGLRDDGLIATMEAVLERLPRGETRARLLTSIALELDGDDSGRGGLAAEEAVALARDLGGGEVLVHALNGLFNNRYRGAADVTAREEIGREMLALAERHSLGVYAALSHLSLHQNACCRLDFAASAELHARGVELARRYELPLLLNLSAWRGCLVLTLDGRFEEAAAQAAAVVQGMAGTSSFGAESAIAWCVRFAVMFAQDRLPELVEESELLWLNWPHGAACDAYALTLAAAGRAAEAREVFTRIPPIRRDYLFDLHMTIRALAAVAVGDAETAEDAYRLLLPYADGFVGTFTTAVAICPVPWVLGEAASFLGLPEAEGHYAHSAEVARRAGSEFWVRRSLARLP; encoded by the coding sequence ATGGTGGAGATTCGAGCTTTGGGCGCCCTTGAGGCGCGGGTCGGCGGACTCGCCGCAGACCTCGGGGGGACACGTCAGCGGGCCGTCCTCGCGCGGCTGCTCGCGGCGCGGGGCCGCATGGTGCCGGTGGACCGGCTGATCGAGGACCTGTGGCCTGGGGAGGCGCCGCCGCGGGCCCTGGCGGGGGTGCAGGCGTTCGTGTCGCATCTGCGCCGGGCGCTGGAGCCGGACCGGGCGCCGCGGACGCCGGCGGGGGTGCTGGTGACCCGGGCGCCGGGGTACGCGCTGGCGCTGGACGAGGCCGCCGTCGACGTGTGGCGGTTCGAGGGGCTCGTGGCGCGCGCCGCGGATCCGGCGGAGGCGCGGGCGTGCGCCGAGGCGGCGCTGGCGCTGTGGCGCGGTCCGGCCTACGCGGAGTTCGCCGATCTGCCCTGGGCCGAGGCCGAGGCGGCGCGGCTCGACGCGCTGCGGCTCACCGCGGTCGAACGGCGGGCCGCGGCGATGCTGGACGACGGCTCGGCGGCGCAGGCGCTGCCCGACCTCGAGGCGTACACCGCCGAGCATCCGCTGCGCGAGGAGCTGTGGCGGCTGTTCGCGCTCGGGCTCTACCGGGTGGGCCGCCAGGCCGACGCGCTCGCCGCGCTGCGCAAGGTGCGGACCCTGCTCGACGACGAACTCGGCGTCGATCCCGGCCCGGCGCTCCAGCGGCTGGAGCACGACATCCTCCGGCAGGACGACGGCCTCACGCCCGTCGCGCCGCCGCGGCCTTCGCCTCCCGTTAGGACCGGACTCGCGCCGACCGGGCTTGCGCAGACCGAACTCGCGCAGACCGAACTCGCGCCGACCGGACTCGCGCAGGACGCCTCCGGGCAGGACGGGGTCGAGCCGCTGGTCGGCCGAGAGGACGAGGTCGCCGGGGCGCTGGCGGCCGTCCGGGACGGGCGCAGGATCGTGCTCGTGTCGGGGGAGGCGGGCGCGGGGAAGACGGCGTTCGCGGACCGGATCTGCCGGGAGCTGGAGGGCGAGGGCTGGCGGCGGGCCCAAGGCCGGACGCCCGAGGTGGACGGCGCCCCCGCGGCATGGGCGTGGGCCGAGCTGCTGCGCGCCCTGCACGCGGTCCGGCCGGCGCCGGACGCGCTGGCCCCGATGCTCGACGACGCGGCGCCCGCCCCGCAGGGCGACCCGTCCGTCGCCAGGTTCCGGCTGCACCGGGCCATCGGCGCCTACCTCGCCGAGATCGCCGCCGACGCCCCGCTCGTGGTCGTCCTGGAGGACCTGCACAGGGCCGACACCGAGACCCTGGGCCTGCTCGCGGGGCTGCCCGAGCGGGTGCCCGGCGTCCTGTTCGTCGGCACGTTCCGCTCGACCGAGCCGAGCGAGCCGCTGGCCGACGCGCTCGCCGCGCTGGCCAGGCACGAGCCCGTCCGGGTCGCCCTCGACGGCCTGCGCCCCGACGCCGTCGCCGAGATCGTCGGCAGGGTGTGCCGCAGGGAGGTCGATCCCGGCACGCTCGCCGCGGTCGCCGAGCGCACCGCGGGCAACCCGTTCTTCGTGCGGGAGACCGCCCGCCTCCTCGACGCCGAAGGCCCGGACGCCGCCCTGCGCGAGGTGCCCTCCGGCGTCGGCGACGTGCTGCGCAGGCGGGTCGCGCGGCTGCCCGCCACGGCCGCGACCGTGCTGCGGACCGCCTCGGTGCTGGGCCGCGAGGTGGACGCCGAGGTGCTCATGCGGGTGTGCGCGCTGGAGGAGGACGCCGTCCTCGACGCCCTGGAGGCCGCGCTCATCACCGGTCTGATCACCGAGGACGAGTCGGGCCCGCGCTTCGCGCACGTCCTCGTGCGCGACACCCTCTACGGCGAGCTGTCGCGGCTGCGCAGGGCCCGCGTGCACGGCAGGGTCGCCGACGCGCTGGAGGAGCTGCGGCCCGCCGACAGCGCGGCCCTCGCGCACCACCACCTCGCCGCCGGGACCCGGCTGGACCGGGCCGTCGTGCACGCCTCGCGCGCCGCCGCCGCGGCCGAGACCCGCTTCGCGCACCGCGCGGCGGTCGACCTGTGGGAGAGCGCCCTGGAGGCGCACACCCGGATCGACGGGGACGTCTCGGGCCGGATGGAGCTCATGGCCCGGCTCGTCCGCGCGCTGGTCCTGTCCGGCGACGTGATGAAGGCCAGGATCCGCCGCGAGGAGGCCGTCCCCGCGCTGGCGGAGCTCGCCGGTGCGGGACCCGCCGACGCGGAGCTCGCCGCCCGCGTCCTCACCGCCTTCGACACCCCGATGCTGTGGGCCAACCGGCCTTACGGGCTGCGCGACGACGGCCTCATCGCGACCATGGAGGCGGTGCTCGAACGGCTGCCGCGCGGCGAGACCCGGGCCAGGCTCCTCACCTCGATCGCGCTGGAGCTCGACGGCGACGACTCGGGCCGGGGCGGCCTGGCCGCGGAGGAGGCGGTGGCGCTCGCCCGCGATCTCGGCGGCGGCGAGGTCCTGGTGCACGCGCTGAACGGCCTGTTCAACAACCGGTACCGGGGCGCGGCGGACGTGACCGCGCGCGAGGAGATAGGCCGGGAGATGCTGGCGCTCGCCGAGCGGCACTCGCTCGGCGTGTATGCGGCGCTGAGCCATCTGTCGCTGCACCAGAACGCGTGCTGCCGCCTGGACTTCGCGGCCTCCGCCGAGCTGCACGCGCGGGGCGTGGAGCTGGCCCGCCGCTACGAGCTGCCGCTGCTGCTCAACCTGTCGGCGTGGCGTGGGTGCCTCGTCCTCACCCTCGACGGTCGCTTCGAGGAGGCGGCGGCCCAGGCCGCGGCCGTGGTCCAGGGCATGGCCGGGACCAGCTCCTTCGGCGCGGAGTCGGCCATCGCCTGGTGCGTCCGGTTCGCCGTCATGTTCGCGCAGGACCGGCTGCCCGAACTCGTCGAGGAGTCGGAGCTGCTGTGGCTGAACTGGCCGCACGGCGCGGCCTGCGACGCCTACGCGCTGACGCTCGCGGCCGCGGGCAGGGCCGCCGAGGCCAGGGAGGTCTTCACGCGGATCCCGCCGATCCGCCGCGACTACCTCTTCGACCTGCACATGACGATCCGGGCGCTGGCCGCCGTCGCGGTCGGTGACGCCGAGACGGCGGAGGACGCCTACCGGCTGCTCCTGCCCTACGCGGACGGCTTCGTGGGCACCTTCACCACGGCCGTCGCCATCTGCCCGGTCCCGTGGGTGCTCGGTGAGGCGGCCTCCTTCC